In Candidatus Hinthialibacter antarcticus, the DNA window CCGAAGTGATTATTCCGGCCTATAACGAAGAACACTCAATCGCACAGGTGATTGAAGCCATTCCTGCGGGATGCGTTGAGCGAATCATCGTTGTTGATAACGCATCAACTGACGCGACAGCGTCGCTTGCGCGTGAGGCTGGCGCCCATGTTGTCTACGAAGGACAGCGGGGCTACGGCAGCGCCTGTCTACGTGGGATTGAAGAAGCCTCTGACGCGGATGTCATTCTGTTCTTGGATGCGGATTTTAGCGACGACCCATCGAAGGCGCCTGAACTATTGTCTCCTATCATCAATAATAAAGCCGATTTAGTGATCGGGTCGCGCATCCTTGGCGACGCCGACCCTGGCGCGCTGCCTCCACATGCGCGTTTTGGAAATATCCTGGCGTGCTTTCTGATTCGCCGTCTCTACGGATACGCCTTTACTGATTTGGGGCCGTTTCGGGCGATTCGGCGTGATGCGTTAGAGCGAATCGAGATGAAAGATACCAACTATGGTTGGACGGTTGAAATGCAGGTGAAGGCGGCCATCGCCGGGCTGCGTTGCGTTGAGATTCCGGTTCCGTATAAGATTCGAATCGGGCGCTCAAAAATATCCGGTACCATTTCGGGCAGCGTCAAAGCGGGAGTAAAAATCCTCTGGACTGTGTTTTCTTTATGGTTTCAACGAAGACCCGAGAGGAATTAACGGCGGTTCTTGTTGGGGCAAAAAGCGGACAAAGAAAAGCAAATCGCCTGCGTCATTTTTTCCGTTATGATTAAAATCAACTGATGGATCATTGGTTTGATATCGCGTCGCAAACAAAAATAAATCGCCTGCGTTAACTTCACCATCATTGTTTAAGTCGAGACTCAATGCTGAGGGCGTTGGAGTCGGGAACGGTACGCTGCCTTGCCGGTCGATCAGAAACCAGTTGCGGTTGCTCCAATATCCAGTGCGGCCTTCATCATCCAATGCGCGGACGCGCCATTGATACGTTTTTTGTACGAAGGGAACTCCTGCTAATACTAAAGAAACTTCGTTCAAGACGGTTCCGCCAGGTAAACGTATTTGGTTATCTAAATAGATTTGATATTCATAAGAAGAGGCTTCTTCTAAAGCGCTCCAGCGAAAATTGATCGCTTGGCTGGCATCAAGCGCTGCGCCATTTGCTGGATCAATCAATTGCGGCGCGGGCAGCGGCGTCGGCGTCGGTAAAAAGTCAGGCAGCGGCGTCCCTGTGGTTCCAATGGTGAATGAGAAAGCAGTTGGAGGAGCACTCGGAGGAAATCCATCCGCTAAACTTTGAACAGCCCATTGTATGATTGTTGTTCCTTGAAGGTCTTCTACTGAAAAAGTGAGAATGGTTCTAGTTTCAGGTGTAGTTATAAATTTAGGGAATTGATCGCTACTACTCCTATAATTGACCCGATATGATGTAGCGCCCGTAACTGCCGTCCATTGCAGGGGAATCTCAAACGCTTCATTGGGGTTTTGCAATATGGTCCCATTTGGCGGCGAGACTAACGTGGGCGGGTCCAATACGGCAGTTTGCGCATTCGACGTGAGTCCGCCAAACATAAAAACAAACAGCAGGACGAAAAATAAAAATTGAAATTGATTTCTTCTCGATAACATGACCATGAATATATCGCAGGCTTCCTTATTTGTCTTTGTGAAAAAACCCGCGCCCGGCGCCGTCAAAACGCGTCTGGGTGAAGCAATCGGTTTTGAAAATTCCGCCCGGTTATACCAGGGGTTGGCCGAAGTTTGCCTCAAGCGCTTTCAGCGCGTACGTAATGCGAATTGTACGGTCTACTTTGATCCACCCGAAGAGGCGCGCTTTTTTCAGCAATGGTTTGGCGATGGAGTTGAGTATCTGCCTCAATGCGTGGGAGGGCTGGGAAAACGATTGCAGCATGGCTTCGCCAAAATACTGAACAATTCAGACGCCGCAATCGCCTTGGGCAGCGACAGCCCTGACTTGCCATTAGAATATCTTGAACAGGCCGCTGACGCTTTATCAACTCATGATGTCGTTATCGGGCCTACGGACGATGGCGGGTATTATTGCACTGGATTAAAGAAACAGGTTCCAGAATTGTTTGACGGCATCCATTGGTCGACTGGCCAGGTTCTTGAACAGACGCTGCAACGCTGCGAATCGCTCGATCTTTCAGTCTACACCGCACCGCAATGGAGCGATATCGACTATAAAGATGATTTAATCCGTTTATGCAATTCAGACGATGCAGACATCAAGCGCTTCGTGCAACAACATGCTCAAATCTTAAAAGATATTCATGTGATTTGATAAAAATTATTCTTTCATTTCAATAGGCCTTGGCGAACGGGATCAAAATAAGGTAACGTAATAGAGCACCATGCCCGCCCTGCGCGGACGTCCATCTTTGTGAGTCGGGGAGTGACCCTATGCGACAACGAAAAATCATCTTGCCTGAAGACCAGATGCCGCGTCAGTGGCTCAATTTGATTCCGTATTTGAAAAAGCCGCCTGCACCGTATTTAAATCCACAAACGCTGGAACCTGCCAAGCCGGAAGAATTAGCGGTCATTTTCCCTAATGCTCTTCTTGAGCAGGAAATGAGTCCAGACCCTTGGATTGATATTCCTGATCCGGTTTTAGATTTTCTGACGCTATGGCGTCCAACCCCGTTGGTGCGCGCCTATGGCCTGGAAAAAGCGCTCGATACGCCCGCCAAGATTTATTATAAGAACGAGTCGCTCAGTCCAGCGGGCAGCCACAAGCCCAATACTGCCATCGCGCAAGCCTACTATAACAAGATGCAAGGCGTGAAGCGCATGACCACCGAGACTGGCGCAGGCCAGTGGGGAAGTTCACTCGCGCTCTGTTGCC includes these proteins:
- a CDS encoding TIGR04282 family arsenosugar biosynthesis glycosyltransferase, translating into MNISQASLFVFVKKPAPGAVKTRLGEAIGFENSARLYQGLAEVCLKRFQRVRNANCTVYFDPPEEARFFQQWFGDGVEYLPQCVGGLGKRLQHGFAKILNNSDAAIALGSDSPDLPLEYLEQAADALSTHDVVIGPTDDGGYYCTGLKKQVPELFDGIHWSTGQVLEQTLQRCESLDLSVYTAPQWSDIDYKDDLIRLCNSDDADIKRFVQQHAQILKDIHVI
- a CDS encoding glycosyltransferase family 2 protein, with protein sequence MMKTEVIIPAYNEEHSIAQVIEAIPAGCVERIIVVDNASTDATASLAREAGAHVVYEGQRGYGSACLRGIEEASDADVILFLDADFSDDPSKAPELLSPIINNKADLVIGSRILGDADPGALPPHARFGNILACFLIRRLYGYAFTDLGPFRAIRRDALERIEMKDTNYGWTVEMQVKAAIAGLRCVEIPVPYKIRIGRSKISGTISGSVKAGVKILWTVFSLWFQRRPERN